TTCTGGCGGGAAGCTACTGCGTCGTTGACCGTGCCCCGGACCAGCCCCGTGGCGACGCCTTCGTGCAGTTCTTTCGGGAGCGCGGCGTCCAACTCCGGTTTGCGGCGCTGGTCTTCTCGGCAACCGAGGCGGTCTTCCTGAAGCGAGCCGTGTTGCACTCCTCACCGGTGATCACGTTTTGCTTCTGGTCCATCCTCGGGCTGCCGGTCGCTACCGCGGCCATTGTGGTACTGCTCAGCGGCGAGGTCGGGCAGGAAATACGACGGCTCCGGCAGCATTGGCGTACCTACGTGTGGCTGGCGATGACGACCGGACTCATGCAATTGACGACCCTCCTTACTTTCGGAAAACTGCAAGTTGGGTATTCCCTGGCTCTGTTTCAACTGTCGTCCCTGATCAGTGTGTTCCTGGGCTACCGCTACTTCCGGGAGCGCAATATTCGTCGTCGGCTCGTCGGCGCAGTGATCATGGTTGCGGGCGCAGCATTGATTGTCGCCCTTGGCCGTCGAGCCTGATCCGCCGTGAGTGACACGAATCACCTTATACCATTTTCACCCTGCAATTGTACCACTACAAATCAGCGAGTGGTTGAGTAATTAAAGGTATGCCGACTGGGAAGTCGGCGACACAGCAGGTTTGGAAACCTGCGGTACGGGGGGACCCGTCCGCCGCGTTTTGTGCCGCAGACTTCCAAGTCTGCTGTGTCGCAGGTTTCCTAACCTGCGGGGCGTTAGAAATTCGCGAGCGTTGGGAAATGGCAAACGGTCTGCCGACTGGGAAGTCGGCGACACAGCAGGTTTGGAAACCTGCGCCACGCGAGGGCGGGCGAAGCCAGGGCTGAATATTATTTGGCGCTGGAAGGAACCGGCGTTTCATCCAGCAATTTCTTGACGACCGACTCCACGTGCTGAGGTTGCAACCCGATG
The Verrucomicrobiota bacterium genome window above contains:
- a CDS encoding EamA family transporter; protein product: MLTALFVFARIVANPVSNVFQKQLAQRAANPVFIIGVTHALLTLMVLPFMGGMWAVKLGSAFWTNMAICAVLAVVGNVLLVYALRSTDLSVLGPINAYKAVLSLGLGVFLIGEIPTAFGLVGVLLILAGSYCVVDRAPDQPRGDAFVQFFRERGVQLRFAALVFSATEAVFLKRAVLHSSPVITFCFWSILGLPVATAAIVVLLSGEVGQEIRRLRQHWRTYVWLAMTTGLMQLTTLLTFGKLQVGYSLALFQLSSLISVFLGYRYFRERNIRRRLVGAVIMVAGAALIVALGRRA